In one Watersipora subatra chromosome 6, tzWatSuba1.1, whole genome shotgun sequence genomic region, the following are encoded:
- the LOC137398014 gene encoding general transcription factor II-I repeat domain-containing protein 2A-like — protein MARKRGIDKEGREFNNDGKLSYFVKHHSVNQAVCVICNQIIAVLKEYNIRRHYTTRHAQQYDQRSGRERAEKYETLSKNLASQQRLFTRYTEISEKATKSFVEEFCPDKKEALESFSLSRHTVIRRIETLSKDIERKLKEVASNFIYFSIALDESTDNSDIAQLAIMVRGIDDQFSITEDFLTMSSLHGTTTGQDIFDNLLKELKDFNLPLEKLSGIYTDGAPAMTGEHTGLIGLLLKSRVWNVPPIVNHCIIHQENLGAQHIKMGHVMELVVSAVNYIRARALSHRQFKEMLKEIEAEFQDVTYYCKVRWLSSAKTLCRFLSLLDPIDTFMRGKRRNHEEFRNGAWINDLAFLADITKHMADLNRKLQGKQQHVSSMWSHITAFRCKLNLWVGQLQNGNCTHFKSLLERQQSVENHVSAEPYAKLLTGLAAEFGRRFAQFDGTCMHINIFEDPFSVDAEEAPAPLQMELIDIQADKRLSQHHNSHELVEFYRDFLPKQKFPGLYKHALLMGSLFGSTYLCEQFFSRMKHTKNKYRTTITDEHLTQQLRLASSATQPDIDRIVREKQCQVSH, from the exons ATGGCAAGGAAAAGGGGGATAGACAAAGAGGGCAGAGAATTTAATAACGATGGGAAATTAAGCTATTTTGTGAAACACCACTCTGTAAATCAGGCTGTCTGCGTAATTTGCAACCAAATTATAGCAGTTCTCAAAGAATATAATATTCGACGGCATTATACTACTCGCCATGCACAACAGTATGACCAGCGCAGTGGCCGAGAGAGAGCAGAGAAGTATGAAACACTGTCAAAAAATCTCGCATCACAGCAGCGCTTGTTCACCCGCTACACTGAAATCAGTGAAAAGGCTACAAAGT CATTTGTGGAAGAGTTTTGCCCCGACAAGAAAGAAGCACTGGAGAGCTTCTCTTTATCAAGACACACAGTAATTAGAAGGATTGAAACATTGAGTAAGGACATTGAGCGCAAACTCAAAGAGGTTGCAAGCAATTTTATCTACTTTAGCATTGCGCTTGATGAGAGTACAGATAATTCAGACATAGCACAACTTGCCATCATGGTCAGAGGTATTGATGATCAGTTCAGCATCACAGAGgattttctcacaatgagcagCCTTCACGGCACCACAACTGGTCAAGACATATTCGACAACCTGCTCAAAGAACTTAAAGATTTCAATCTACCACTTGAGAAGTTATCAGGGATATACACTGATGGTGCGCCGGCAATGACTGGAGAACACACAGGCTTAATTGGCTTGCTGTTGAAGTCCAGAGTGTGGAATGTCCCTCCTATCGTGAACCACTGCATCATTCACCAGGAAAATTTAGGAGCACAGCACATTAAGATGGGACATGTCATGGAATTGGTTGTATCCGCAGTAAACTACATAAGGGCTCGAGCTTTGAGCCACCGCCAGTTCAAAGAGATGCTGAAGGAGATTGAAGCAGAATTTCAAGACGTGACATATTATTGTAAAGTGAGATGGCTCAGTAGTGCAAAAACACTTTGTCGGTTTCTCAGTCTTTTAGATCCCATCGATACTTTCATGAGAGGCAAAAGACGTAACCATGAAGAATTCAGAAATGGGGCATGGATAAATGATCTTGCTTTCCTGGCAGACATTACGAAGCATATGGCGGATCTCAACCGCAAACTACAGGGAAAGCAGCAGCATGTATCATCTATGTGGAGCCATATAACAGCTTTCCGGTGTAAATTAAATCTGTGGGTCGGTCAACTTCAAAATGGAAACTGCACACATTTTAAGAGCCTGCTGGAGCGACAACAGAGTGTTGAAAATCATGTCAGTGCAGAGCCATATGCAAAGCTCCTGACTGGCCTTGCTGCTGAATTTGGCAGAAGGTTTGCTCAATTTGATGGCACTTGCATGCATATCAACATCTTTGAAGACCCATTCTCAGTCGACGCGGAAGAAGCACCTGCTCCTCTACAAATGGAACTGATTGATATTCAAGCTGATAAAAGGCTGAGCCAGCATCACAACAGCCATGAACTTGTAGAATTTTACCGTGATTTTCTTCCAAAACAAAAATTTCCAGGCCTATACAAACATGCTTTACTCATGGGCAGTTTGTTTGGCTCGACTTATCTATGCGAGCAGTTCTTCAGCCGTATGAAGCataccaaaaataaatacaggaCAACTATCACTGATGAACACTTGACCCAGCAACTAAGACTGGCTTCCTCAGCTACCCAGCCTGACATTGATAGAATAGTCAGAGAAAAGCAATGCCAAGTATCACACTGA